Proteins encoded within one genomic window of Formosa agariphila KMM 3901:
- a CDS encoding VOC family protein — translation MNLNQITIPSLNLEKSIPFYETLGLKLIVKALPDYARFECPDGNTTFSIHRTETLPEGPGISVYFECKNLDEHVANLKSKGIKIDQDPTDQSWLWREARLKDVDGNQLILFYGGDNRLNPPWRLTSK, via the coding sequence ATGAATTTAAATCAAATTACTATTCCATCGTTAAACCTGGAAAAATCTATTCCGTTTTATGAAACTTTAGGACTAAAGTTAATTGTAAAAGCGTTACCCGATTACGCAAGGTTCGAATGTCCCGATGGGAATACGACATTTTCTATTCACCGTACCGAAACGCTACCCGAAGGCCCCGGTATTTCTGTCTACTTTGAGTGTAAAAACCTTGATGAACATGTAGCGAACCTTAAAAGCAAAGGCATTAAAATAGACCAAGACCCTACAGACCAAAGTTGGCTCTGGCGAGAAGCGCGGTTAAAAGATGTAGACGGAAATCAACTGATTTTATTTTACGGTGGCGATAACAGACTGAATCCACCTTGGCGCCTTACATCGAAATAA
- a CDS encoding TlpA family protein disulfide reductase: MNTLIQHIPVIDLDREPVDLISAYRNKILLIIIYNNDCLGCTGRAIPLAYEFQQTFPSIQVIGIHADFKNREGNKDTIKAVFTSGEVPFPIYIDQHHKVFDQFNAEGTPQWLLISEQGELFRSIFGSQDNAQNRLHYALESLVHGDDTN, from the coding sequence ATGAATACTCTAATACAACACATTCCTGTTATAGATTTAGACAGAGAGCCGGTAGATTTAATCTCGGCTTATAGAAATAAAATCTTGCTTATAATTATCTATAATAACGATTGTCTGGGTTGCACGGGTCGTGCTATTCCGTTGGCATACGAATTTCAGCAGACCTTCCCTTCTATTCAAGTGATTGGGATACATGCGGATTTTAAAAATAGAGAAGGCAACAAAGACACTATTAAAGCCGTGTTTACAAGTGGCGAAGTGCCGTTTCCTATTTATATAGACCAGCACCATAAAGTCTTCGACCAATTTAATGCTGAAGGCACACCACAATGGTTACTTATTTCCGAACAAGGTGAATTGTTTCGCTCTATTTTCGGCTCTCAAGATAATGCGCAGAATAGATTGCATTATGCGTTAGAAAGTCTTGTACATGGCGATGATACCAACTAA
- a CDS encoding winged helix-turn-helix transcriptional regulator — MYTFKGKDYPCCASLTMGVIGGKWKTVILFHLIKGPLRYNELRKEMPTVTERTLSLQLKTLEEDGVIKRKVYTTKPPLKVEYSLTDFGKTLIPVIQSIADWGVSVVDNKHLMVK; from the coding sequence ATGTATACATTTAAAGGTAAAGACTACCCGTGTTGCGCCAGTTTAACTATGGGCGTTATTGGTGGAAAATGGAAAACAGTTATACTATTCCATTTAATTAAAGGTCCGCTTAGATATAACGAATTACGCAAAGAGATGCCAACAGTCACCGAGCGTACCTTGAGTTTACAACTTAAAACTTTAGAAGAAGATGGTGTTATTAAGCGAAAAGTGTACACTACTAAACCGCCTTTAAAAGTAGAATATTCGTTAACCGATTTTGGTAAAACCTTAATTCCGGTTATTCAATCTATAGCCGATTGGGGCGTTTCTGTCGTGGATAACAAACACTTAATGGTCAAGTAA
- a CDS encoding oxygen-insensitive NAD(P)H-dependent nitroreductase NfsB — MNLQDTLNWRYTTKAFDTTKTISEADMAQVKHVLRMSPSSVNLQPWHFIIAETAEGKARMAKGTQGFFQFNEPKVTNASAVVLFCVKTDADDAYFQHIADTEDQDGRFPNDDIKNGFLGAVKAFAGIHKYDLKDLQHWMEKQVYLNIGNFLLGVASLGIDATPMEGIDVKALDEEFGLREKGYTALVAVSIGYRDASDFNVTDKTPKSRLSEAEIFTEI, encoded by the coding sequence ATGAATTTACAAGACACACTAAACTGGAGATACACCACTAAAGCATTTGACACTACTAAGACCATTTCTGAAGCGGATATGGCACAAGTAAAACATGTACTTAGAATGAGCCCTTCTAGTGTAAACCTTCAACCTTGGCATTTTATAATTGCTGAAACTGCAGAAGGGAAAGCACGTATGGCAAAAGGAACACAAGGATTCTTTCAATTTAATGAACCTAAAGTTACAAATGCCTCTGCTGTGGTTTTGTTTTGCGTAAAAACAGATGCCGATGATGCATACTTTCAGCATATAGCAGATACAGAAGACCAAGATGGACGCTTCCCGAATGATGATATAAAAAACGGATTCTTAGGTGCGGTGAAAGCATTTGCTGGCATTCATAAATACGATTTAAAAGACCTTCAGCATTGGATGGAAAAGCAAGTGTATTTAAATATTGGTAACTTTTTATTGGGAGTTGCAAGTTTAGGAATCGATGCTACACCTATGGAAGGGATAGATGTAAAAGCATTGGATGAAGAATTCGGATTAAGAGAAAAAGGATATACTGCCTTAGTTGCTGTGTCTATAGGATATAGAGATGCATCCGATTTCAATGTAACCGATAAAACACCGAAGTCTAGATTATCAGAAGCTGAAATCTTTACAGAAATATAA
- a CDS encoding Ohr family peroxiredoxin, translating into MKTLYEATTVATGGRAGHVKSDHSPVDFNLSVPESMGGSGGAGANPEQLFGAAYAACFGGALQAVAKSEGIEIDEEALSVTAIIGFCKDKEGFFLEATLDSYIPGVDLETGEDLIEKAHEMCPFSKATRDNITVTLNLLIDEDE; encoded by the coding sequence ATGAAAACATTATATGAAGCAACTACGGTTGCAACAGGAGGAAGAGCAGGACATGTAAAATCTGATCACAGTCCAGTAGATTTTAACTTGTCAGTTCCAGAATCTATGGGCGGTAGTGGTGGAGCAGGAGCTAATCCTGAACAATTATTCGGTGCTGCTTATGCCGCATGTTTTGGAGGTGCTCTTCAAGCTGTAGCCAAAAGTGAAGGTATTGAAATTGACGAAGAGGCTCTAAGTGTTACGGCTATTATCGGGTTCTGTAAAGACAAAGAAGGATTTTTCCTTGAAGCTACTTTAGATTCTTATATCCCTGGAGTTGATTTAGAAACCGGAGAAGACTTAATTGAAAAAGCTCATGAAATGTGTCCGTTTAGTAAAGCCACTCGCGATAATATTACAGTGACTCTAAATTTATTGATAGACGAAGACGAATAA
- a CDS encoding DUF6642 family protein, giving the protein MLEKQSPNPHHQLIDSEYFIYCLEGVDDIDTDTGTKARESLEHLVQKFGIASIYKTCDTIEGLEESLNTLVLDDHHFNDYEIIYLVMSGAANTICLNDYHYSLQEIAELFEGRLQGKILHFSNAKILDLDEEEAQYFIDITGAKGLSGYGNAYNGIDSLNLDQAFFNLFNEDDNMFDVVEELHQKHYAACKLLDFRLYY; this is encoded by the coding sequence TTGTTAGAAAAACAATCCCCAAATCCACATCATCAATTAATAGATTCAGAGTATTTTATTTACTGCTTAGAAGGCGTAGATGATATAGATACCGACACAGGTACTAAGGCGCGAGAAAGCTTGGAACATTTGGTTCAGAAATTTGGTATTGCCAGTATCTATAAAACATGCGATACTATAGAAGGGTTAGAGGAGAGCCTAAATACTTTGGTTCTGGATGATCATCATTTTAATGATTATGAAATCATTTACCTGGTGATGTCTGGAGCAGCCAACACAATTTGTTTAAATGACTACCATTATAGTTTACAAGAGATAGCCGAACTTTTTGAAGGCCGTTTACAAGGCAAGATTTTACACTTTTCAAATGCGAAAATTCTAGATTTAGACGAAGAAGAAGCGCAATACTTTATAGATATAACAGGTGCCAAAGGGCTTTCTGGCTATGGTAATGCTTATAATGGCATAGATAGCTTAAACCTGGATCAAGCGTTTTTTAATTTATTTAATGAAGACGATAATATGTTTGATGTTGTAGAAGAATTACATCAAAAACATTATGCCGCTTGTAAGTTACTTGATTTCAGATTGTATTATTAA
- a CDS encoding TIGR03915 family putative DNA repair protein, with protein sequence METSLIYDSSFDGFLTAVFTAFEMKLKTVTIVTATRFQHPLFGSSETVITDQEKANRVWHGLKKKMSANELRRFYYAFLSEKSTVEDTLFQAMIYVFASTTNVASDFTNAHILEVSKLTKNVGREKHRMEAFVRFKLTKDGIYFANIEPDFNVLPLIKNHFKKRYADQKWLIYDLKRKYGIYYNLEQVDIITLEFDADFDPSKTSSDLFADIELEFQQLWNDYFKSTNIASRKNMKLHIQHVPKRYWKYLSEKQ encoded by the coding sequence ATGGAAACCTCTCTAATATACGATAGCTCGTTCGATGGCTTCTTAACAGCGGTATTTACCGCGTTCGAGATGAAATTAAAAACAGTGACTATAGTTACTGCAACACGATTTCAGCACCCTTTATTTGGTAGTTCTGAAACAGTGATTACCGACCAAGAAAAAGCAAATCGGGTGTGGCATGGTTTAAAAAAGAAAATGAGTGCGAACGAGTTGCGTCGTTTTTATTATGCCTTTTTAAGTGAAAAATCCACGGTGGAAGACACTTTATTTCAAGCCATGATATACGTATTTGCATCTACTACCAACGTGGCATCAGATTTTACGAACGCGCATATTTTAGAAGTCTCAAAACTTACCAAAAACGTCGGACGAGAAAAACATAGAATGGAAGCGTTTGTGAGATTTAAACTGACCAAAGATGGGATTTATTTTGCGAATATTGAACCCGATTTTAATGTGTTACCACTCATCAAAAATCATTTTAAAAAACGTTATGCCGACCAAAAATGGCTGATTTACGATTTAAAACGGAAGTACGGTATTTATTACAACTTAGAACAAGTAGATATAATTACGTTGGAGTTTGATGCGGATTTCGATCCGTCTAAAACCTCCTCGGATCTATTCGCTGACATCGAATTGGAGTTTCAGCAATTGTGGAACGACTATTTTAAAAGCACCAACATTGCATCTCGGAAAAACATGAAACTCCATATTCAACATGTGCCGAAGCGCTATTGGAAATATTTAAGTGAAAAACAGTAA